A part of Populus alba chromosome 8, ASM523922v2, whole genome shotgun sequence genomic DNA contains:
- the LOC118052286 gene encoding serine/arginine-rich SC35-like splicing factor SCL30A isoform X1, whose protein sequence is MRRYSPPYHSSPRRGHGGRGRSPPRRGRGGGGGGGYGRSKDQNSGSLLVRNIPRDCRPEELRGIFERFGVVRDVYIPRDYNTGEPRGFGFVQFVEPYDAMEAQHHMNGQVFGGRQMFVVVAAETRKRPEEMRHKARVRGPADHGGQSSYSRRSRSFSRSPRHYHVSRSRYRSRLKHIRRSYSPAPQRRDYSPSPERRYADHLRSPRGPPPERDGGHSCRLYSPQYGHGDDLNKNNNGFGEKLAYDFVEARAWRPSPGRPSSSPS, encoded by the exons ATGAGGAGATATAGTCCACCATACCACAGTTCTCCAAGGAGAGGACATGGAGGGCGAGGAAGAAGCCCACCAAGGAGAGGccgtggaggtggtggtggtggtgggtatGGGAGAAGCAAGGACCAGAATAGTGGAAGCCTCTTGGTTCGGAACATTCCTCGTGATTGCAG ACCAGAAGAACTTCGAGGGATATTTGAGAGATTTGGAGTTGTAAGAGACGTCTATATTCCCAGGGACTATAACACagg GGAACCTCGGGGGTTTGGGTTCGTGCAGTTTGTGGAACCATATGATGCTATGGAAGCTCAGCATCATATGAACGGGCAAGTTTTTGGTGGGAGGCAGATGTTTGTGGTGGTAGCAGCAGAGACAAGAAAAAGGCCTGAGGAGATGCGCCACAAAGCTAGGGTTAG AGGACCAGCTGATCATGGAGGACAATCATCTTATTCTC GACGTTCTCGTTCATTTTCACGGTCCCCTCGCCATTATCATGTTTCCAGGTCTCGATACCGGTCGAG GTTGAAACATATTCGCAGGTCATACTCTCCTGCCCCGCAACGGCGAGACTACTCTCCTTCCCCAGAGAGAAGGTATGCAGACCATCTAAGATCCCCTAGAGGTCCTCCACCAGAGCGTGATGGTGGCCACAGCTGCAGGCTGTATTCTCCACAGTATGGCCATGGTGATGAtcttaataaaaacaacaatgggTTTGGCGA GAAATTGGCATATGATTTTGTGGAAGCACGAGCTTGGAGGCCGTCTCCTGGTAGACCATCAAGTTCACCTTCTTGA
- the LOC118052286 gene encoding serine/arginine-rich SC35-like splicing factor SCL30 isoform X2 gives MRRYSPPYHSSPRRGHGGRGRSPPRRGRGGGGGGGYGRSKDQNSGSLLVRNIPRDCRPEELRGIFERFGVVRDVYIPRDYNTGEPRGFGFVQFVEPYDAMEAQHHMNGQVFGGRQMFVVVAAETRKRPEEMRHKARVRGPADHGGQSSYSRRSRSFSRSPRHYHVSRSRYRSRSYSPAPQRRDYSPSPERRYADHLRSPRGPPPERDGGHSCRLYSPQYGHGDDLNKNNNGFGEKLAYDFVEARAWRPSPGRPSSSPS, from the exons ATGAGGAGATATAGTCCACCATACCACAGTTCTCCAAGGAGAGGACATGGAGGGCGAGGAAGAAGCCCACCAAGGAGAGGccgtggaggtggtggtggtggtgggtatGGGAGAAGCAAGGACCAGAATAGTGGAAGCCTCTTGGTTCGGAACATTCCTCGTGATTGCAG ACCAGAAGAACTTCGAGGGATATTTGAGAGATTTGGAGTTGTAAGAGACGTCTATATTCCCAGGGACTATAACACagg GGAACCTCGGGGGTTTGGGTTCGTGCAGTTTGTGGAACCATATGATGCTATGGAAGCTCAGCATCATATGAACGGGCAAGTTTTTGGTGGGAGGCAGATGTTTGTGGTGGTAGCAGCAGAGACAAGAAAAAGGCCTGAGGAGATGCGCCACAAAGCTAGGGTTAG AGGACCAGCTGATCATGGAGGACAATCATCTTATTCTC GACGTTCTCGTTCATTTTCACGGTCCCCTCGCCATTATCATGTTTCCAGGTCTCGATACCGGTCGAG GTCATACTCTCCTGCCCCGCAACGGCGAGACTACTCTCCTTCCCCAGAGAGAAGGTATGCAGACCATCTAAGATCCCCTAGAGGTCCTCCACCAGAGCGTGATGGTGGCCACAGCTGCAGGCTGTATTCTCCACAGTATGGCCATGGTGATGAtcttaataaaaacaacaatgggTTTGGCGA GAAATTGGCATATGATTTTGTGGAAGCACGAGCTTGGAGGCCGTCTCCTGGTAGACCATCAAGTTCACCTTCTTGA